DNA sequence from the Euwallacea fornicatus isolate EFF26 chromosome 2, ASM4011564v1, whole genome shotgun sequence genome:
AACCCAACTTGGTAAAACCCACCAAAATAACCTCTTTACATTTAtatccaattttttcctttatagaTGCctcagatatttttttagaattactGGAAGTAGCAATACACAACGTTCTTTACACTCGAAACCTTTACCCTCGCTCAATTTACAccccgaaaaaaaaatacggggtGGCTGTATATCAGGCCATCCACCCTGAGGTGGTACAGTACATATCTGAGTGTCTCAAAGCAGTGGAGTTCTACGCTCGGAAGAATCAATTGAAAAAGGTGTTTCTTTGTTTCGAGCTTGATGGAATCGTGTTGGAAAAATTTGTGTTTGATTTGCTGCAAATGCAAGGAAAGTCTATTAAGTAAGCAGtcaatataatattaatttttaaaagtcattgcaaatatttgttttcagtGACACATTTTTGGTTGAATTGGAATCTACACTGAGAACATTTATGCTCAAACTGCACTCATGTCAAGTGTATTTACAGAATATTGAAAATCCTGAGAGTACTTTCAGTATTCAAATTGAGACTAGTAATGTATCGAGTttagaatttaatgaaaatcctTCTTATCAGGTAAGAAATCAGGTATGGTTTTTCCTACTGAAACatggttaaatatttttattagagtTTTTCTTGGATAGAGCAAGATTCTACTACTACAAATGCAACATCAATAGTGCCTCTACATTGCATTCAAACTGACTTTTTAACTCTGCAAACATATATTGAGAAATAGCATGGATGAAAATCTTGAGGGaaccaaaacaaaaactttagctgtattcaaaaatgtaataaccaaaaaaagaaaaaaaaagtgcaaatttaaaacctaTAGATTTTCCGAAGACGAAGACTCTTCGCCTTCAGAATCTGAGCTTGTGATTGATGATGATGTAAAGGAAGATTCAGTGAAGAGGCAAAGGAGAAGTATTGATAGAGTACACcataaaaatgaagttttggCTTTGAAGTGCCTATGGGGTGTTTGTGATGATGTTTTCTCAGATATGGGTAAACTCCAGGAACATTTAGAGTGTCATGCTAAAGAAGCTGAAGGTATATTTGGTGTTGacatttgtaaataaatattttcaactagTAATATATATGAGTCAACATAACaaggaaaattttttagtCAACTTTTAAACTgctgaaattcaattaaaacccccaaaaaaattttttttagaaccaAAATGTCAATGGGTGCATTGTCCCAATCCAGACGACATTCCAACATTTGAAATGTTCCTCAGGCATCTTTCCTATCATACTTATATTTCCAAGCTCATCAATATAggggaaaatattttgaatcgaAACTATCTTCCTGCATGCTCTCTAAAAGCAAGCTATTCCATTGATATACCATATTCGGGTTACACATGCGAATGGGAAGGATGTGATAATCAAACTTTTAACACaattcaagatttttttagtCATATGCAGTGCCATGTTTTGGGTGCACCTACAGGGAAAAAGAGAGGTTCCTCAGAGGTTATTCCTTGCCAGTGGAGTGgtaagtaaaattattttcctagtTTATTTATGATGCTACGTTCTATTTGTAACAATGTAAGTTATTTctcataaattgaaataaaatccaGGTTGTGGTGGCAAGTATCCAACTCGCTACAAATTAGCAGATCATTTGAGAGTTCACACTAAAGAAAGACTTATTGCTTGCCCCAAATGTATGGCACTTTTTGCATCAAAAACGTGCTTTTCAGATCACAGGAAACGCCAACTTAAAACTGACAGTATGTATCATACTACAActacaaatttttttgcaaactgTTAAGGATCAATCTGAAATTC
Encoded proteins:
- the LOC136348414 gene encoding histone H4 transcription factor-like encodes the protein MDENLEGTKTKTLAVFKNVITKKRKKKCKFKTYRFSEDEDSSPSESELVIDDDVKEDSVKRQRRSIDRVHHKNEVLALKCLWGVCDDVFSDMGKLQEHLECHAKEAEEPKCQWVHCPNPDDIPTFEMFLRHLSYHTYISKLINIGENILNRNYLPACSLKASYSIDIPYSGYTCEWEGCDNQTFNTIQDFFSHMQCHVLGAPTGKKRGSSEVIPCQWSGCGGKYPTRYKLADHLRVHTKERLIACPKCMALFASKTCFSDHRKRQLKTDMRSYQCSQCLKLFSVERLLSDHMRSHINQYKCTMCDMTLPKPSMLAKHYRYRHMNVRPFNCPHCSKSFVAKCNLTTHLLTHQEKPFQCDQCEFGCKSKVGLRSHMNKVHGLDSEVSYECEVCNTQFKRGDYLTHHLMKRHKFHWPSGHCRFRYRKDTDGVHRLQTVRYESLEVTEEMIRSESMPATKHPSAVTYHVSCDKDTGGEYKLTIQQGDSKKIIDVKPAKLGKKTNGPDIIITIEDLDESGNVVKTTEVNSREFCLEA
- the LOC136348603 gene encoding mitotic spindle assembly checkpoint protein MAD2B-like, whose translation is MSSNQTQLDASDIFLELLEVAIHNVLYTRNLYPRSIYTPKKKYGVAVYQAIHPEVVQYISECLKAVEFYARKNQLKKVFLCFELDGIVLEKFVFDLLQMQGKSINDTFLVELESTLRTFMLKLHSCQVYLQNIENPESTFSIQIETSNVSSLEFNENPSYQVRNQTKTLRLQNLSL